A single window of Pirellulales bacterium DNA harbors:
- a CDS encoding M20/M25/M40 family metallo-hydrolase yields MAIPGPSGQEAEIVAAITKRLRAAGVPASAIRVDTVHKRSPIGGAVGNLICRLPGTMRAPRRLLMAHVDTVPLCVGSRPARQGANVVSRDPNTALGADDRAGAAVVLTAALEIVRRRLPHPPLTFFWPVQEEVGLLGARLVSLAHLGRPQLAFNWDGGAAEKVTIGATGAYRIVARVRGIASHAGAAPEQGVSAIAIASLAIGQLQREGWLGDIRQGGRRGTSNLGYIQGGGATNVVPDAVEVRGECRSHDREFRQEILSHIETAFRQAAGEVRNAAGVGGAIEFESTPAYESFVLAEQEPAVVAAQLAIRSLGREPQLAVSNGGLDANWLSARGLPTVTMGCGQRNAHMKTEALQISDFEAACRVALRLATATERPRE; encoded by the coding sequence ATGGCGATACCGGGCCCCAGCGGCCAGGAAGCGGAGATCGTCGCCGCGATCACCAAGCGATTACGCGCGGCAGGCGTGCCGGCCAGCGCGATCCGTGTCGACACCGTGCATAAGCGGTCGCCAATCGGCGGCGCGGTCGGCAACTTGATCTGTCGTTTGCCTGGCACAATGCGGGCGCCGCGCCGCTTGTTGATGGCGCATGTCGACACCGTGCCGCTATGCGTGGGGAGTCGCCCGGCGCGCCAAGGAGCGAATGTCGTCTCGCGCGATCCCAATACGGCGCTGGGCGCCGACGATCGAGCGGGGGCGGCCGTGGTGTTGACCGCTGCGCTGGAAATTGTGCGGCGACGACTGCCACATCCGCCATTGACCTTTTTCTGGCCGGTGCAAGAGGAGGTGGGCCTGTTGGGCGCGCGGCTCGTTTCACTGGCGCATTTGGGCCGTCCGCAATTGGCGTTCAATTGGGACGGCGGGGCCGCGGAAAAAGTAACCATCGGCGCGACAGGCGCTTATCGAATCGTTGCGCGCGTGCGCGGCATCGCCAGTCATGCAGGCGCCGCTCCCGAGCAAGGGGTGAGCGCGATCGCCATCGCGAGTCTGGCGATCGGCCAATTGCAGCGAGAAGGTTGGCTTGGCGATATCCGGCAAGGGGGCCGGCGAGGAACGAGCAACTTGGGCTACATTCAAGGTGGTGGCGCGACCAACGTGGTGCCCGACGCAGTCGAGGTGCGCGGCGAGTGCCGCAGCCATGACCGAGAGTTTCGGCAGGAGATATTGTCGCACATTGAGACGGCGTTTCGACAGGCGGCGGGTGAAGTGCGAAATGCTGCCGGAGTGGGGGGCGCCATCGAGTTTGAATCGACGCCGGCCTATGAATCGTTCGTGCTGGCGGAGCAAGAGCCAGCGGTGGTGGCGGCGCAGCTGGCGATTCGCTCGCTCGGGCGCGAGCCGCAATTGGCGGTGTCGAATGGCGGCCTCGACGCGAATTGGCTCAGCGCGCGCGGCCTGCCGACGGTGACCATGGGATGCGGGCAGCGCAATGCGCACATGAAGACCGAAGCGCTACAGATCTCCGATTTTGAAGCCGCCTGCCGCGTGGCGCTGCGATTGGCGACCGCTACCGAACGGCCACGCGAGTAG
- a CDS encoding acyltransferase: MTATLSTPAAANQHSPRVPRGDERPQLAALTGVRFFAAFHVVVFHIVMAFHIVAQTPGESPFKTWCELGAAPFDQSWWIRGIIRSAFTAVSLFFALSGFILTYSCLTDDNQLVVERRGFWAARFARVYPVYFLGLLINLPAFAIWLGTHKATVSPGQATGVAASAVTLLQAWWPLAANAWNAPGWSLSVEAFFYLSFPFIALALRRRTAPQLWTIAALAWLLSLVLPFVYVIADPDGIAADPSGPGRVTWLSDATWLSVVKFNPLVRLPEFVFGMALGLLFGHEAAARCRARRSTRGWAAALALVAIIAIQAVSEWIPYPVLHNGLLLPLFGLLMVDLALGGGWLGWLLSRRPMTLLGDSSYALYILHFAVVSYALMVAWFPLGGRQLMEQQQAIAAGQEPAPPQDQPQPVAAEVGDKTVDEVPHPLNYMFGIIIGSVLFSIAVHKLVEVPARRWIRRRLMRSRLSLPPPPIVADLP, from the coding sequence GTGACCGCCACGCTGTCGACGCCCGCCGCCGCCAACCAGCATTCGCCTCGTGTGCCGCGCGGCGATGAACGCCCGCAACTGGCGGCGCTGACCGGCGTGCGCTTCTTCGCCGCCTTCCACGTGGTCGTCTTTCATATTGTGATGGCGTTTCATATTGTCGCTCAAACTCCCGGCGAGAGTCCCTTCAAAACCTGGTGCGAGCTTGGCGCCGCTCCCTTCGATCAGTCGTGGTGGATTCGCGGCATCATCCGCAGCGCCTTCACTGCCGTCAGTCTCTTTTTTGCCCTCTCGGGCTTCATCCTTACGTATTCATGTCTCACCGACGACAACCAACTCGTAGTCGAGCGCCGTGGGTTCTGGGCCGCCCGCTTCGCGCGTGTCTATCCGGTCTACTTTCTCGGCCTGCTGATCAACCTGCCCGCTTTCGCCATCTGGCTCGGCACGCACAAGGCCACGGTCAGCCCTGGCCAGGCCACCGGCGTTGCCGCGTCCGCAGTGACGCTGCTACAAGCCTGGTGGCCCTTGGCCGCCAACGCCTGGAACGCCCCGGGGTGGTCCCTTTCAGTCGAGGCCTTCTTTTATTTGTCGTTTCCCTTCATCGCGCTCGCGCTGCGGCGCCGCACCGCGCCGCAACTATGGACCATCGCCGCGCTCGCTTGGCTACTGTCGCTGGTGTTGCCGTTCGTCTATGTAATTGCCGATCCCGATGGCATCGCCGCAGACCCCAGCGGACCGGGCAGGGTCACCTGGCTCAGCGACGCCACTTGGCTTTCCGTCGTCAAATTCAATCCGCTGGTGCGCTTGCCAGAATTCGTGTTTGGCATGGCGCTGGGGCTCCTCTTTGGGCATGAGGCCGCCGCGCGCTGCCGTGCCCGTCGTTCAACGCGCGGTTGGGCCGCCGCCCTGGCGCTTGTCGCCATCATCGCCATCCAGGCGGTGAGCGAATGGATTCCCTACCCCGTGCTCCACAATGGGCTGCTGCTTCCACTCTTCGGCCTATTGATGGTCGATCTCGCGCTGGGCGGTGGCTGGCTCGGATGGTTGCTCTCGCGCCGGCCTATGACGCTGCTCGGTGATTCGAGTTATGCCCTCTACATCCTGCACTTTGCCGTGGTGAGCTACGCATTGATGGTTGCCTGGTTCCCGCTTGGCGGCAGGCAACTCATGGAGCAACAGCAGGCGATCGCCGCGGGACAGGAACCAGCGCCTCCCCAAGACCAGCCGCAACCTGTCGCCGCGGAGGTGGGAGATAAGACGGTCGACGAAGTTCCCCACCCTCTGAACTACATGTTCGGAATCATTATTGGTTCAGTGCTTTTTTCGATCGCGGTCCATAAGTTGGTCGAGGTGCCTGCCCGGCGCTGGATCCGCCGCCGGCTGATGCGCTCCCGGCTATCGCTGCCGCCGCCACCAATTGTTGCCGATCTCCCCTGA
- a CDS encoding (2Fe-2S)-binding protein: protein MELDDELCLCFHVSKRKVINFIRVTKPKRPGQLAECYGAGTGCGWCRPYLERLFREYQSGQSESVEPSAAEYRRLRTRYVLEGGGTPPPGATPIEPDMEPPDPNAANSQPGN from the coding sequence GTGGAACTCGACGACGAGCTTTGCCTCTGTTTTCATGTCTCGAAGCGGAAGGTGATCAACTTTATCCGCGTCACCAAGCCGAAGCGCCCGGGCCAACTGGCCGAGTGCTACGGCGCCGGCACGGGGTGCGGCTGGTGCCGGCCGTATCTCGAACGCCTGTTTCGCGAGTATCAAAGCGGGCAATCGGAAAGCGTCGAGCCGAGCGCGGCGGAATATCGTCGGCTGCGCACGCGGTATGTACTGGAGGGAGGGGGCACGCCGCCGCCGGGGGCGACGCCAATCGAACCCGACATGGAGCCGCCCGACCCGAACGCGGCGAACTCGCAGCCAGGCAATTAA